The following DNA comes from Kineococcus rhizosphaerae.
CCACCGTCCTGGTGTCGAGGTCGCTCCACTCGAGGGACTGCTGGCTCACGTATCTCCTCCCGTGCGAACCAGCTGACCGACCAACGCCCGGATGGCGGTGGGGGACCGGCCGTGGTCCGCTCTGTCGTCTCCCGTCGCGCGCCGGCCCGCTCGTGGCGGCCCGGCGATCGAGGCGTTCGTGTGCGGTGCCCACCCCGGCCGGGGCCGGACGTCGTCCGCCGCGGGTGTGGGGTGCGTCACCACAGGTGAGCCTACTCGCAGCGGGGTCGGGCGCCTCTGGGCAGGGGTGGCGCCCCCCGCGGGGGCGCGAGGCGCGGGCGGGGAGGGCCCGCGGGGCGCGCCGTGCGGCACGGGCCGGATACGACACTGCGTAGCAGAGGCGTAAGCTCTGGACCGCCCGCTGCCGCCTCGCCCCGAGGACACTGTGACCGTCGCCGACCCGCGTCTCTCCGACGCCCCTGCGCACTCCCGGACCAGCTTGCTGGGCCGCCGCCGCAGCGGGCGCCCCCCGCGCTTCCCCCGGGCCGCCGCCTACGTCGCGCTCACCAAGCCCCGCATCGTGGAGCTGCTGCTCATCACGACTATCCCGGTGATGCTCTTCGCCGCGGACGGCATGCCCTCGGGGTGGCTCATCCTGACGACCTTCGTCGGGGGGGCGCTGGCCGCGGGCTGCGCGAACACCCTGAACTGCTACTTCGACCGCGACATCGACGCGCTCATGAAGCGCACCGAGAACCGGCCGCTGGTGACGGGTGCGGTGACGCCGAACCAGGCGCTGCTGTTCGCCGTCGTCCTCGGCCTCGCCTCGACCGCGCTGTTCGTCCTGTTCGTCAACGTCCTCTCGGCCGCCCTGGCCGTCGGCGCGATCCTGCTCTACGTCGTGGGCTACACGCTGCTGCTCAAGCGCCGCACGTCGCAGAACATCGTCTGGGGCGGGGTCGCGGGCTGCATGCAGGTCCTCATCGGCTGGACGGCGGTCACGAACTCGCTGTCCTGGGCGCCGTTCGTCCTGTTCGGCGTCATCTTCCTGTGGACCCCGCCGCACTACTGGCCCCTGTCGGTGCGCTACCGCGAGGACTACGCCAACGCCGGGGTGCCGATGCTGCCGGTCGTGGCCAAGCCCACGACGGTCTCGCGCCAGATCGTGCTCTACACGGTGGCGATGGTGCTCTGCTCCCTGCTGCTCGTGCCCCTCGGCGGGGCCGGGGTGGTCTACGGCGTCGCGGCGCTGGTGCTCGGCGTGGGGTTCCTCGCCCAGACGGTCGGCCTGCACCGCAGGGCGACCCGCTTCGAGCGCGAGACCGGCGGGCAGGACGCGGGGACCCTGGAGCAGTTGCGGCGGATCTCCCCGATGGGGGTGTTCCACGGCTCGATCACGTAC
Coding sequences within:
- a CDS encoding heme o synthase, encoding MTVADPRLSDAPAHSRTSLLGRRRSGRPPRFPRAAAYVALTKPRIVELLLITTIPVMLFAADGMPSGWLILTTFVGGALAAGCANTLNCYFDRDIDALMKRTENRPLVTGAVTPNQALLFAVVLGLASTALFVLFVNVLSAALAVGAILLYVVGYTLLLKRRTSQNIVWGGVAGCMQVLIGWTAVTNSLSWAPFVLFGVIFLWTPPHYWPLSVRYREDYANAGVPMLPVVAKPTTVSRQIVLYTVAMVLCSLLLVPLGGAGVVYGVAALVLGVGFLAQTVGLHRRATRFERETGGQDAGTLEQLRRISPMGVFHGSITYLTLLSIAVALDPFLSFSWPS